Proteins from one Setaria italica strain Yugu1 chromosome V, Setaria_italica_v2.0, whole genome shotgun sequence genomic window:
- the LOC101772169 gene encoding uncharacterized protein LOC101772169 yields MEDDQILVQPEQNLIPSEQTLVIGQEFADVDTCRRAVKDMAIALHYELRVVKSDRSRFIAKCSKEGCPWRVHIAKCPGVPTFTVRTLHGEHTCEGVRDLHHQQATVGWVARSVEARLRDNPQIKPKEILQDIREQHGVAVSYMQAWRGKERSMAAVNGTLEDGYRLLPAYCEQIGKTNPGSVATYRGTGPGNAFQRLFVSFRASIYGFLNGCRPLLEIDKADLKGKYLGTLLCASAVDADHMMFPLAFGIVDSESDDNWRWFVSELRKTLGVNTDKMPILTILSERNPQVVKAVEDNFPTAFHGFCLRYVSENFRDEFKNPKLLNLFWSAVYTLTAAEFDAKVNEMMQVQDVMPWLQRFPPNLWAVAFFEGIRYGHFSLGITEILYNLSLECHELPIVQTIEHIRHQLTCWFAERQNLAQSYNSVLVPSAEKLISEAITDSRCYQVLRANKVEFEIVSSERTNIVDTQARFCSCRRWQIYGIPCAHAAAALLSCGEDPRLYAHDCFSVMKYRETYSQPIYPIPDRSHWNSSSSGLQGVVSRADVMLSPPNIRRPPGRPKMKILKIESLKRPKRIVQCGRCHLLGHSQKKCSLRS; encoded by the coding sequence ATGGAAGACGACCAGATTTTAGTTCAGCCAGAGCAGAACCTTATACCTAGCGAGCAAACCCTTGTCATTGGTCAAGAGTTTGCAGATGTTGACACGTGCAGGAGGGCTGTCAAAGACATGGCCATTGCTTTGCACTATGAGCTCCGTGTTGTGAAATCTGATCGTAGCCGATTCATCGCCAAGTGCTCAAAAGAAGGTTGCCCATGGCGTGTGCACATCGCTAAGTGCCCTGGTGTTCCGACTTTCACTGTTCGGACTTTGCACGGGGAGCACACATGTGAGGGTGTTCGGGACCTGCATCATCAGCAGGCTACTGTTGGTTGGGTGGCTAGGTCTGTTGAGGCAAGGTTAAGGGATAACCCACAGATTAAGCCAAAGGAGATATTGCAGGATATTCGGGAGCAGCATGGGGTTGCTGTATCTTATATGCAGGCATGGCGTGGAAAAGAGAGAAGTATGGCTGCCGTCAATGGTACACTTGAGGATGGATACCGCCTTCTTCCTGCATACTGTGAGCAGATTGGTAAGACAAATCCTGGTAGTGTTGCAACATATAGAGGGACTGGACCAGGGAATGCCTTCCAGCGGCTGTTTGTCTCATTTCGTGCATCCATTTATGGTTTCCTAAATGGGTGCAGGCCCCTTCTGGAAATTGACAAGGCTGACCTAAAGGGGAAGTATCTTGGGACGTTGCTATGTGCTTCAGCTGTTGATGCTGATCACATGATGTTCCCTCTAGCGTTTGGTATTGTTGATTCTGAGAGTGATGACAACTGGAGGTGGTTTGTATCAGAATTGAGGAAGACGCTCGGAGTTAACACAGATAAGATGCCCATCTTGACAATACTATCTGAGAGGAATCCCCAAGTGGTCAAAGCTGTTGAAGATAACTTCCCTACTGCTTTCCACGGATTTTGCTTGAGATATGTGAGTGAGAATTTTCGTGATGAGTTCAAGAATCCTAAACTTCTTAACCTTTTTTGGAGTGCTGTTTACACCCTCACGGCAGCAGAATTTGACGCAAAGGTAAATGAAATGATGCAAGTTCAAGATGTCATGCCATGGTTACAACGTTTTCCACCAAATCTGTGGGCAGTTGCTTTCTTTGAGGGTATTCGATATGGCCATTTTAGTCTTGGAATAACTGAGATATTGTACAACTTGTCCCTTGAATGTCATGAGCTTCCCATTGTGCAAACCATCGAGCACATCAGGCACCAACTGACCTGCTGGTTTGCTGAACGTCAGAACTTGGCACAATCATACAACTCAGTTCTTGTTCCATCAGCTGAGAAACTTATTTCAGAAGCCATCACCGACTCACGATGTTATCAAGTCCTTCGAGCAAACAAGGTGGAGTTTGAGATTGTGTCATCGGAGCGAACAAACATTGTGGACACTCAAGCTAGGTTTTGCTCATGCCGTCGATGGCAAATTTATGGCATTCCGTGTgcacatgctgctgctgcactgCTTTCATGTGGTGAAGATCCCCGCCTCTATGCTCATGACTGCTTCAGTGTAATGAAGTACCGGGAAACCTACTCCCAGCCAATCTATCCGATACCAGACAGGAGCCACTGGAACAGTTCATCGTCTGGGTTACAAGGTGTGGTCAGCAGAGCAGATGTGATGCTTAGCCCACCAAATATCCGGAGGCCTCCTGGTCGTCCCAAGATGAAGATTCTTAAGATAGAGAGCCTGAAACGACCAAAACGGATTGTTCAATGTGGTCGTTGTCATCTTCTTGGGCATTCGCAAAAGAAATGCTCATTACGAagctga
- the LOC101779762 gene encoding protein SPEAR2 has product MVHEQSGHHHHQLPRYGNGGGGGAGAATGVARASKKNKPKKIPQRGLGVAQLEKLRIEEQKKMEGAAVPGAAHAPHPHALGGGGGSLGHLLSMHPPPPPPLSLSALPRPAAAGSVHCGFPPVLWDPADPMRHPYKRSLCPQPPLPTVSTGLSLTALSSHPTEPPSNQMYSSNVSRSSAAAPAEEDRDAAGVDRSWPFMFEGMNAAAFRTPGKAPFPARMTREAGLPDVCPDLSRYEFRATNYFSTNASYSDWASEFAHCKSSKENGCAGEPAYLTLNAQPVPLIKQPHVIPSIHLPEYSDFGVMQSQQGSVSASSSSRPFYSFMPVGPVRCERPLSEIKADVSDGVDLELKL; this is encoded by the exons ATGGTGCATGAGCAgagcggccaccaccaccaccagctgccGAGGtacggcaacggcggcggcggcggcgccggcgcggccaccGGCGTGGCGCGGGCGTCGAAGAAGAACAAGCCCAAGAAGATCCCGCAGCGCGGCCTCGGCGTGGCGCAGCTCGAGAAGCTCCGGATCGAGGAGCAGAAGAAGATGGAGGGAGCCGCCGTGCCGGGGGCGGCGCACGCGCCGCACCCGCATGCcctcggcggaggcggaggcagccTCGGCCACCTCCTCTCGAtgcaccctcctcctccgccgccgctctcgctgAGCGCCCTGCCGAGGCCGGCAGCGGCCGGCAGCGTGCACTGCGGCTTCCCGCCGGTGCTCTGGGACCCGGCGGACCCCATGAGACACCCGTACAAGAGAAGCCTGTGCCCGCAGCCTCCACTTCCGACG GTGAGCACGGGCTTGTCGCTGACGGCGTTGTCGAGCCACCCAACGGAGCCCCCTTCAAACCAAATGTACAGCAGCAACGTTAGcaggagcagcgcggcggcgccggccgaggAGGACAGG GACGCGGCCGGCGTGGATAGGTCCTGGCCCTTCATGTTCGAGGGCATGAACGCGGCCGCATTCCGGACGCCGGGCAAGGCGCCTTTCCCCGCCAGGATGACGAGAGAGGCCGGTTTGCCTGATGTCTGTCCTGACCTGAGCAGATACGAGTTCAGAGCAACGAATTATTTCAG CACAAATGCGAGTTATTCAGACTGGGCATCAGAGTTTGCTCACTGCAAGAGCAGCAAGGAGAACGGCTGCGCCGGTGAGCCCGCCTACCTCACCTTGAACGCTCAGCCTGTGCCCCTCATCAAGCAGCCTCATGTGATCCCATCGATACACCTCCCGGAGTACAGCGACTTCGGCGTCATGCAGTCTCAG CAAGGGAGTGTTTCAGCGTCTTCGTCGTCGCGGCCATTCTACAGCTTCATGCCGGTCGGTCCAGTTCGATGCGAGAGACCCCTGAGCGAGATCAAGGCCGACGTGTCTGACGGCGTCGATCTTGAACTGAAGCTATGA